GCAATGACGTCCTGAACGGTGGAGAGGGCGCAGATGTCCTTGATGGCGGCGTGGGGAATTACGACACGCTCAACTACTCTGCCGCAACATCGGCAGTAATGCTGGATCTGACGACAGGAACCGGCTCCGGCTACGCGGCGGGCGATACGTTTACCGGGATCGAGGCCTTCACCGGCAGCGCTTATGGTGACACCTATACCGGCAGCACCTACGCTGCCGAATATAATGTCGGTGCTGGCAATGACACTGTATTGGCTGGCTCCGGCGCCGAGAAAATCAATGGTGGCACGGGGACGGATACCGCAAGCTATGCACTTTCCACAGCGGGTGTTTCCGTCAACCTGGTGACGAATGTCGGCAGCGGAGGTTACGCCGAGGGCGACCAGTATAGCAGCATTGATGTCGTTGTCGGGTCAGACTATAGCGACACGTTCACCTCAAGCACCGACAAGACCCTGCTGGGCGGCCTTGGCGATGACACCTATGACATCGGCAGTTCGGCAAGCACTACTACGGAAAATGCCGATGCCGGGACCGATCTCGTCAAGACCAGCAGTGCCAGCTATACGCTGGGCGACAATCTCGAAAACCTCACCTATACCGGCACAGCCAACTTTACTGGCTCTGGCAACAGCGCCGACAATGTGCTGACCGGCGGTATTGGCGATGATGTGCTGGATGGCAGCACCGGCAATGACGCCCTCTACGGTGGTGAAGGCAGCGATGTGTTCGTGTTCAACAGCAGTTATGGCAATGATGTCGTTTTCGACTTCCAGGCCTCGTCGGACACAATCGACCTGACCGGTATGGGCTTTGCCACGGTCAGCGATGCCGCCGCCTATGCCAGCGAGATCGAGGACGGTGTGCTGTTCAACTTCGGTAACGGGGATACGCTGACCGTGCATGGCTTGAGCTATGCAAGCCTGAATGGCAGCGACACATTGATGTAAAAACGACTTTTGGCCGGGGTGCTTTCGCCCCGGCCACATGCTCCTGCGTCAATTTTAACGTCATTTGGCGATCATGCAGTCAAGACTTTTTCCAGCAAGAAAATGTCGGCGACGAGCCACATGTCGTTTCTGGTCTTGATCTCTTTGGGTGTTCCGTCTGCATTCTGACCGGGCATATCTGGATTGACGATCGCCGTATAATCCAGCCCTTTTTGCTGACAAATTCTGGCATAGCAGGCATTGATGCAACTCGCCTGGAACAGTTCGATAACCCTGGTTTTGACGCCCGGTTGGCAATAGACAAGATTTGCCAAACCCGCGCCATGCGGGACAACAATCTAGGATTTTAATTTACTAAATTAGACGAAAAAATTCCCTCTATGCGATTATATTTTGATATGCAATTTATAAATCAGGGTGCAATCAGGGGTATATCACATGGCGACTTTAACGGGCGATTCTGGAAATAATACTTTAAACGGAACAACAGCGGCAGATACAATTTCGGGCCTAGCT
The nucleotide sequence above comes from Agrobacterium vitis. Encoded proteins:
- a CDS encoding glycosyltransferase 61 family protein gives rise to the protein MANLVYCQPGVKTRVIELFQASCINACYARICQQKGLDYTAIVNPDMPGQNADGTPKEIKTRNDMWLVADIFLLEKVLTA